The genomic window CTTGATGAAAGGCTCACTTTTATTGACTGTTTAACTCCAATTGACTTAGATGAAAGTTTTGGTGAATTTGAGAAAGGGTACGCTGTGTTTGGTGATGATTCGCTTGTCGCGGTTGATTTAACAGGGCATGCGGTCGGGCAGTTCGGCATTTTCATTAAGCTGATGAGCGGAAAACGCGTTTTTCTATGTGCAGATGCAGTATGGGTGAGCGAGGCTTTCGAGCAGCTGATTTATCCACTTAAAATCGCCAACCTGCTTATTGCTGACAAGAAGCAATATGTCAGCCATATTCAAAAACTTCATCATTTGTCAAAGGCTCAACCAGAAATTGATATCTTGCCAACTCATTGCTCCATTACTTGGGAAAAGGCGAAGAGGGGATTTATTTATGAATAAAATGTCCATTTTGAAACAGTATATTGTGACTAAATTTGGACGAAAATTTGCATCTCGTCAAGAGCTTGAGGCATACCAGAAGAAAAAAATAAAGAAGCATTTGGAATTTGTGCTTGCATCCTCCCCTTTCTATCGGCAGTTTTACAAAGGTTACGAGGAAAAAATTACACACAATCGCTGGGATCAGCTGCCAATGATAGATAAGTCCGTCATGATGGAGAATTTTGATTCCCTTAATACGGTCGGGATCAAAAAAGAAGAAGCTCTTCAAGTTGCATTTGAAGCGGAGAATTCAAGGGATTTTTCACCTAAGATTGGGGATATCTCTGTAGGCCTCTCATCAGGGACAAGCGGGAATCGAGGGATTTTCCTTATATCTGATCAGGAAAGTGCACTTTGGGCAGGAACAATTTTGGCGAAGGTTTTGCCGGGCAGTATTTTGGGAAAGCACCAGATTGCTTTCTTCTTAAGGGCTAATAATAATCTCTATACTTCTACAGAAAATGGCCGAATTGCTTTTCACTTTTTTGATTTATTGGATGATTTCGCGGAGCATATCCGGAAATTAAAAGCGGTTCAGCCTACCATTGTGATTGGCCCTCCCTCTATTTTACGAAAAGTGGCGGATTGGCAGGCAAATGGGGACATTGGGATTCATCCTAGGAAAATAGTTTCGGTGGCTGAGGTGCTAGAAGATATTGATAAGACCTACATAGAAGGGGTTTTCCAGCAAACTCTGCATCAGGTATATCAATGTACAGAAGGTTTTTTGGCGGCAACCTGTTCCCATGGCACCTTGCATATGAATGAAGATCTTGTCGTTATTGAAAAGGAATATTTGGATGACGGGGTTTTTGTTCCGATTATTACCGATTTCAGCCGTACGACCCAGCCGATTATTCGCTATCGTTTGAATGACATACTCGTTGAGAGAGTAAGCCCTTGTCCATGCGGCTCCCACTACCTTGCATTGGAGAGGATTGACGGGCGCTGCGATGATATTTTCTATGGGAAACAGGCTGACAGCGGCGAGCTTTCTCCCCTTTTTCCTGATTTTATCAGAAGAGCAATTATGTTTTCCTCTGAAGATATTTTAGAATATAAGGTCATTCAAAAAAATTGGGAGGAGCTTGAGGTTAAGGTGAAGTTTCGAGGGAATGAGAAGCGTGTTCAAGAGAAGATTGAGCGCGAATTGACAAAGCTTTGGGCTGGAAAAGGCCTGTTAATACCAATTGTCCACTTCACACCTTATGATATTCTTCCGTCTGAAAAAAAATTAAAGCGGATTGAAAGTCAAATGAAAGGCAGCATCCCAACATGATCAGTCTTCATGACAAATCATCATTGGATCAAATTAATTGGGCGAGCAAAAAGGATGGCGCCTATGTCCGTGATTATTTTTCCCCGATTCTTCGTGACGGTGTGGAAAAGTATATTACAAATGTTCGTGCAGACGTGTATCTATTAGAAATCGATGATCTTGTTATGCCTGTAACAGTGAATGATAAGGAATTTGATAACTCTTATGTCTGCTCCCCTTATACGCACTATATTTCTTATGCGAAAGAGGAGCTGTGGGAATTAAAAAAGCCGCGACTGGAAAAATTCCTTTCGAAAGGTCTTGATTTCATTGGATTTGTTTTTTGGCAGACTGCGATTAATAAAATTGTATCGGTAAATAATTGGTTTCTTTCGACTAATTTGTATTTTCCTCTAAGCCATTCACAGATAGACCGGATTACGCAATTTCTAATCGGGCGCTTTCCTCATCATACGATTCAATTTCGGTCGATTGTGAAAGGGCTTTATCCTGGGATGTTCGAGGCTTTTGAAAGAAATTCGTATGAGCGAATTATGTCTCGGTCAGTTTATTTGCTGCAACCCTATTACTTTAGAGAGTTAAGCAATAGGAGGAGAAGAGACTTTTTTAGAGATAAAAAATTCATGGAACAAAGCTCATATACGGTTATTGAAGGCAAGGACGTAACTGAAGCACTCATCCCGATTATTAAAAGCCATTATGAGCAGCTTTATATAGATAAATATTCAAAACATAACCCACAGTTTACTTGGCATTATTTTAAAAATATATTGGACCACCGATTGATGCATTTTAAGTTGCTTAAACAAATAGCTAATCATGTTGATTTCGATACTTCCCAAGAGAACACCTATGATGGAGTGATCGGCTATTTTCATCGTGATGGCGTTTTAACCACCCCCATTTTCGGCTATGAAATGGATAAAGGACAAGCGAATGGGTTATATCGCCTATTGTCTTATTTAATTACTGATGAAGTGCTTGAAAAGAATTTTGTTGGCCATTTTAGCGCTGGAGCCGGAAACTTTAAAAGAAACCGCGGGGCTGTTCAAGAAATTGAATACACGTTCTTCTATAATAAGCATCTTCCACTGAAATCTAGATGGATTTGGACCTTTTTGAAGAGGTTAATGGACTGGGTTGTCGTACCGATGGCGAGGAAGATGAAATTTTAATTTAATAAAGGAGCAGCAATGATCCGTTTGCCACTCCTTTATTATTTTTACTCTATCGCTTTGTTATGACAAATACTCCACCACAGTGAGAAATCGGATAAAATTCACAATGGCAATCATTCTTTAATGAAGATTCTATCTCCTCATATACAAAATAAAATTCATCATGGTCCCAGTAATCAATACTTTCTTTCCGGCATTCTTCAAGATGCTCCCTTGCTTCGAAAGAAATATCGCCAATAAATATTTTTCCTTCCTCTTTAAGAAGGGGTATCAGAGTTTTTATGAATGATATTTTCTCTTTATCTGTTAAATGATGTAATGTATACGTGCTGACGATCGCATCGTACTTTTTGTTTAGATATTCGGCAGGGATTCCATTCGAAATATCCCATTCTATTAAATTTGCTTTCGGCATTTTTAATTTAGCTATTGAAATCATTTTGGATGAAAAATCTAAACCATCAATTTGATGTCCAGCTTCATATAGTTTACTTGTTAATACGCCTGTCCCAAACCCAATGTCTAATACTTTAGAGTTAATTTTTTGCATCACTTCATTAAAAATAGTGTTAAGAATTTTTTTATATCCAGCGAAAGGATAAAGGTTGTTTTCTTCACTAACCTGAACCGTCTTATCATAATTATCCGCCCATAAATTAAATCCTTGATTGTTTAGCATGTATGCCCCTCCAATTAGCTTAAAATTTTACGAGCTCAGTTTGTTCAATTGAATTTCCCGTATTTATCCCCAATGAAGTCCAATTTCCTCCCAATAAAATTTGCATGGACAGGAACTAAATTTAATTCCCTTGACCAAACAGAAAGTTGGCCAATATGATGAATTTCGTGGGCGACAACATGGTGTAAAATTTCATCAGTTGTATACTTGTCTTGGTCCCACGGAACACTCACAAGATCATCCTTTATATAGGCAATTGTCTCTAAAAAATCTCTTATTTCACTTCGAAGTTCATCCTAGAGAGATTTAACTTTTCTAAGGGTACCGTAATCACTAAACTTGAATACCCTATCCTCTTTTTCTTGAATCCCCCGAACCCAGCTATATTCCACATCAATAATGTGAAAAAGTGTATATAAAATACTTTCTACACCCCCAATACGTTTTTTAGTTAATTCCTCTGCCGTCAGCTGCTCACACCATTGAAACCATTCATCTCTTATCTCCCAATTGTACTCAAAGAATTTTCTTATTTTAAGCACCTCAATATATTTCCTCATTTACTTATAGGGATTAGCTTTTCAGTCACAAATTCCTCTTTTTGAATGTAATTCTTTTCAGCATAAATGCCCTGTTGCGCAAAATCAGCACTTTTAAGTAATTTTCTTTTCAAACTTTCTAAATGACAAAAACGTTCCCCAATAAATTAAGGAACGCCATTCTACACAATATATTTATCTTGATTAGTTCATTTATTTTTCTATGGTGAGCGTTTTGATGTGAGTTTATGTAAAACGAGCGCTATGAACTCTTCATAGTAAGCGTTTTGATGTGAGTCTTTGTAAAACGAGCACTATGAACACTTCATAGTAAGCGTTTTGATGTGAGTCTTTGTAAAACGAGCACTATGAACACTTCATAGTAAGCGTTTTGATGTGAGTCTTTATAAAACGAGCACTATGAACACTTCATAGTAAGCGTTTTGATGTGAGTCTTTGTAAAACGAGCACTATGAACACTTCATAGAAGCGTTTTGATGTGAGTTTGTTTTAAACGAGCGCTATTTTAATCTTCCGTAATAGAAGGTTTTGGTCTTCTCTCTAATATTCTCATAAAATTTTTTCTATAACAAATCAACAAATAACTATAAGTGATGATTAGCACTACTGCTAAAAGAAGTAATGAATGGTCTATGAACAAGTGGAGTAAGAAAATGTTTACTACAATTGGAGACAATATTGCAATGGCCAATGGGATGAATTGATTGATCAAGAGTAAAATTCCACATATAATCTCTAAAGTTTTTTCCACAATTAATAGATATTTAAATTCGAATAATGCCATAGCCTCGGGGCTTGTTGGTACAAATGGATCGAATCCAAAAATAACCACATAACCATTTAGACCTGCCCCCAAGAAAACAACACCTAAAAAATATCTGCTTACTTGCATAAGAATTTTATTCAATTTGCACACCTCCAAGTAAAGTGTATTCGATTAAAAACTATGTAAGTATTAAAATAGGGCACTTATTAATATATTAACTTTCAAAGTTACAAAAAGACCGCCACCTATAAAAGTAAACCGTTCCGTTTTAAAGTGTATTTCATTAAAATGACAATAAAAATAGGGTGAAAACTGACAACAGTTTTGACACGCCTTTTTTTATTGTTTATGGAGTTTTTTTGAAACTGCAAATCTAAAATGTCTTATTAAGCACTTGTTAATTGAACAAGACACCTAAATAAATAATTTCAATTATTGACTTCGTTTTTACTCTTTTTAGTCCTATATATTAGAATAGCAGAGATGATAATTACAATTGCTCCAATTACCCCAACTAATATCGCTATCGATTGCGACATAATAGGGAATCTCGATAATGCTACTAATATTAACCCTAAAACCAGCAAAATGACATTCTTTGTGTCTCTACTCATTTAATACTCCCCCTATAATTACTATTTCGCAAACTTAATTGACGCTATATTTAATGTCCTATTTAAAGCGTACAACAATCAATGTTCTTTAATTTCATTATGTCATTTCATCTGTCAATTTTATATAAAGTTTTAATAACCTTTATATAAATGGAAAACGGCACAGGTCAATTCCTGTGCCGATTAGTATGCCATTTTATCAATATAAACCTCAAAACTGAACCCTTTATTATATAAGGCGCCGTCTTTTTTACATAGAACGGGCAATGAGATGGCGTGCTTTTACCAAGGATCGACTTTTTAACTTTGAACGGGCAATGAGACGGCGCTTCTTTTACCGAGGAACACCTTTTTAACCTTAAACGTGTAATGAAACGGTGTTCCTTTTACCGAGGATCGACTTTTTAACTCAGAACGGGTAATGAAACGGCGCTTCTTTTACCGAGGAACACCTTTTTAACCTTGAACGGGTAATGAGACTGCGCTTCTTTTACCGAGGAACACCTTTTTAACCTTGAACGGGTAATGAGACTGCGCTTCTTTTACCGAGGAACACCTTTTTAACCTTGAACGGGCAATGAGACGGCACTTTTTCTAGTTTTCCCCGTAGGAGCTCATTTTTTTGCTTCACCTTTCAGAAGTACTCGAAATTAAAGAAAGTAAACTAAAAAAACCAAATCAATCATGTGATTTGGTCTCCTCATTCATATGCTATTCAGCCGATTTCTTTTCATGTCTTTTATCCAAAACGCTTAGCACTTCTTTAAACGGAAGCTCCTGCTCTCTAAGCAACACAAGTAAATGATAGAGCAGATCGGCCGCTTCCCATTTCAACTCTTCTTTGTCGCGGTTTTTTGCGGCGATAATTACCTCGGCCGCTTCTTCGCCGACCTTTTTCAAAATTTTATCTACGCCTTTTTCAAATAAATAGGTCGTGTAGGCTCCTTCCGGTCGTTCCGCTTCCCGCTCTTGAATCAATTTTTCAAGGGACAAGAGAATGCTATAGTCTGAGAGGCTGCCAGCAGATTCGCCCGATGGATAAAGGCTCTCCTCAAAACAGCTCACTGCCCCAGTATGGCATGCAGGTCCAGCAGTATCAACGAGCACCACAATTGCATCTTTGTCACAGTCGAATTTCATTTCGACAATTCGCTGGGTGTTCCCGCTTGTCGCTCCTTTGTGCCAAAGCTCCTGTCTAGAACGGCTGAAAAACCACGTTTCGCCTGACTCGATTGATTTTTCAAGAGATTCCCGGTTCATGTAGGCTAATGTCAATACTTCACGTGTTGTCGCATCCTGAACGATGGCCGGGATGAGGCCTTTTTCATCAAATGTCAATTCTTCGATATTCATCGGACAGGCACCCCTTTTTCCTTTAAATAAGCCTTCACTTCGGCTACAGACGTTTCTTTATAGTGGAAAATCGAAGCTGCTAACGCGGCATCTGCTTTCCCATCAATTAAGGCCTCGGCAAAATGCTCAGCATTCCCTGCCCCTCCAGAAGCGATGACCGGAATCGATACCGCTTCACTGACCGCTTTCGTTACAGCGATATCAAACCCATTCTTCTCTCCATCTGAATCCATGCTTGTTAGCAGGATTTCGCCAGCACCAAGCTGAGCCACTTCCTTCGCCCACTCGATGACTTCCCATTCGGAGGGTGTCCGGCCCCCATGAGTATATACACGCCATGACCCAAGCTCTGAATCGTACTTGGCATCAATCGCGACAACGATACATTGTGAACCGAAAAACTTGGCTCCCTCTGTAACCAAATTCGGATTGTTAACCGCAGCTGTATTCAGAGAAACCTTATCTGCCCCAGCTCGTAAAATTCTTTTCATATCCTCTAATGAGTTGATGCCGCCGCCAACTGTAAATGGGATCGCCAATTCAGAAGCAACCGAACGAACGACCTCAACCATCGTTTTTCGGCCTTCAACGGAAGCAGATATATCTAGAAAAACAAGCTCATCCGCCCCCTGCTCATCATAAAAACGGGCAAGCTCCACTGGATCACCAGCATCACGAAGCTGAACAAATTGAATTCCTTTCACAACGCGGCCCTCTTTTACATCAAGGCATGGAATGATGCGT from Bacillus sp. DTU_2020_1000418_1_SI_GHA_SEK_038 includes these protein-coding regions:
- a CDS encoding F390 synthetase-related protein translates to MNKMSILKQYIVTKFGRKFASRQELEAYQKKKIKKHLEFVLASSPFYRQFYKGYEEKITHNRWDQLPMIDKSVMMENFDSLNTVGIKKEEALQVAFEAENSRDFSPKIGDISVGLSSGTSGNRGIFLISDQESALWAGTILAKVLPGSILGKHQIAFFLRANNNLYTSTENGRIAFHFFDLLDDFAEHIRKLKAVQPTIVIGPPSILRKVADWQANGDIGIHPRKIVSVAEVLEDIDKTYIEGVFQQTLHQVYQCTEGFLAATCSHGTLHMNEDLVVIEKEYLDDGVFVPIITDFSRTTQPIIRYRLNDILVERVSPCPCGSHYLALERIDGRCDDIFYGKQADSGELSPLFPDFIRRAIMFSSEDILEYKVIQKNWEELEVKVKFRGNEKRVQEKIERELTKLWAGKGLLIPIVHFTPYDILPSEKKLKRIESQMKGSIPT
- a CDS encoding class I SAM-dependent methyltransferase, with translation MLNNQGFNLWADNYDKTVQVSEENNLYPFAGYKKILNTIFNEVMQKINSKVLDIGFGTGVLTSKLYEAGHQIDGLDFSSKMISIAKLKMPKANLIEWDISNGIPAEYLNKKYDAIVSTYTLHHLTDKEKISFIKTLIPLLKEEGKIFIGDISFEAREHLEECRKESIDYWDHDEFYFVYEEIESSLKNDCHCEFYPISHCGGVFVITKR
- the hisIE gene encoding bifunctional phosphoribosyl-AMP cyclohydrolase/phosphoribosyl-ATP diphosphatase HisIE — translated: MNIEELTFDEKGLIPAIVQDATTREVLTLAYMNRESLEKSIESGETWFFSRSRQELWHKGATSGNTQRIVEMKFDCDKDAIVVLVDTAGPACHTGAVSCFEESLYPSGESAGSLSDYSILLSLEKLIQEREAERPEGAYTTYLFEKGVDKILKKVGEEAAEVIIAAKNRDKEELKWEAADLLYHLLVLLREQELPFKEVLSVLDKRHEKKSAE
- the hisF gene encoding imidazole glycerol phosphate synthase subunit HisF; translation: MLTKRIIPCLDVKEGRVVKGIQFVQLRDAGDPVELARFYDEQGADELVFLDISASVEGRKTMVEVVRSVASELAIPFTVGGGINSLEDMKRILRAGADKVSLNTAAVNNPNLVTEGAKFFGSQCIVVAIDAKYDSELGSWRVYTHGGRTPSEWEVIEWAKEVAQLGAGEILLTSMDSDGEKNGFDIAVTKAVSEAVSIPVIASGGAGNAEHFAEALIDGKADAALAASIFHYKETSVAEVKAYLKEKGVPVR